One genomic segment of Coffea arabica cultivar ET-39 chromosome 6e, Coffea Arabica ET-39 HiFi, whole genome shotgun sequence includes these proteins:
- the LOC113695401 gene encoding uncharacterized protein has protein sequence MLQRQDSLLSSSHRQTPPPENRHAKQIGCMAGFFKLLSRYQNRNKRLTSGRKHVKSTSKEAKTMVEQEMKQQQQDSSSALKEDNKNISNTNGQNLENKRLSSSCDITPRSPMLPPEIRQSNALTTSEKSTTAKSLLVARLMGLEEPSEVNRNVKVEQEKSSSSTTEEKRRKLLRALEKCNEDLESLKKIIVAVQSDQKKRLKPPPPVMKEDHNLAKTCLKRNVEQLMMRPVAALEEMSRYYHTTKANSNGIIAHQSKRISVKKPREEDNICYFTKVNTATVKEKHRITTPRFWSSKAMIQSVDEVCNHISWGEKRELGNIGMVLQNYICKDLIEEVLYDLGFCKMHELPLEACKRRLSF, from the exons ATGCTGCAGAGACAAGACAGTCTGCTTTCATCTTCTCACCGCCAAACCCCACCACCAGAAAATCGCCATGCAAAACAAATTGGTTGCATGGCCGGCTTCTTCAAGCTCTTATCCAGATATCAAAATAGAAACAAACGCCTTACTTCCG GTAGAAAGCATGTAAAATCGACTTCAAAGGAAGCTAAAACCATGGTGGAACAGGAGATGAAACAGCAGCAGCAAGATTCTTCATCTGCACTCAAAGAAGATAACAAGAATATTTCAAACACAAATGGccaaaatttggaaaacaagagATTATCATCATCATGCGATATTACACCAAGAAGTCCTATGCTTCCACCGGAGATTCGACAATCAAATGCCTTAACCACATCAGAGAAAAGCACCACTGCAAAATCCCTATTGGTGGCTCGACTGATGGGGTTGGAGGAGCCATCTGAGGTCAACAGGAACGTTAAAGTGGAACAGGAAAAGTCATCCAGTAGTACTActgaagaaaagagaagaaagcttTTGCGGGCGCTGGAGAAATGCAATGAAGATTTGGAGAGTCTTAAGAAGATTATCGTAGCTGTACAATCAGATCAGAAGAAACGTCTCAAACCACCACCACCAGTAATGAAGGAGGATCATAATCTGGCTAAAACATGCTTGAAAAGAAATGTTGAACAGCTGATGATGAGGCCTGTGGCTGCGCTGGAGGAAATGAGCCGTTATTACCACACCACCAAAGCAAACTCTAATG GAATTATAGCGCATCAGAGTAAAAGAATTTCAGTGAAGAAGCCAAGGGAAGAAGATAACATCTGCTACTTTACCAAAGTGAACACAGCAACAGTTAAAGAAAAGCATAGAATTACAACCCCCAGGTTTTGGAGCAGCAAAGCTATGATCCAAAGTGTAGATGAAGTATGCAATCACATCAGCtggggagaaaagagagagctGGGAAATATAGGAATGGTGTTACAAAACTATATTTGCAAAGACTTGATTGAAGAGGTTCTTTATGATTTAGGCTTCTGCAAAATGCATGAACTGCCGCTTGAGGCATGTAAAAGGCGGCTTTCTTTttag